A genomic segment from Vicinamibacterales bacterium encodes:
- a CDS encoding DUF5916 domain-containing protein — MFASRPVLTTLFLLAVAAAHAHAQSVISSPDGRKQVIAVPASTPVTIDGTLDDEVWTRAVPASGFIQADPLEGRPASEDTEVRLAYDADYLYIGVLCRDASPAGIVVNEIRKDFGGRDQDTFEVMLDTFGDHRNGFVFSTNAKGAKSDTQMANEGRDINTNWDAVWWVQARTTDAGWTAEFRIPFKTLRFEAGDGRTWGVNFARRVRRKNEVSYWSPVSRAYNIYRASAAGTLAGLPALRPGRNIRLKPFLVGGAVRAVGEPEFGGDFSGGVDFKAGLTPSLTLDATINPDFAQAEADEQQVNLTQFSLFFPEKREFFLENSGIFYFGDIPRNKRQASRFSPPEEDLLLFFSRRIGLSDAGAQQPLYGGVRLTGRAGAFGLGLMTMQSEEDGGRPGNNYTVARVRRDILKSSDIGAIVLSRQPSGDSHDFNRVAGIDANFRFFKNFSINTFAARSDTPGVTTNQNSAKAAIGWEDSQKRMGMSIMTIGEGFKDDIGFVRRTGVTRSFFDIAFLPQPESLRKRGIRQLQPHARMSTYYDPDGELVTRNAHAALQVTWNTGAFAEYAIEPRVEVIHRPFGIYPGVAIPAGRYDWTQHLFVFEGDHSRALSGSGRLTIGNFWSGRQRTAQISLLYRPTYRIVFDLGMQISDIALDLPKADFTTTLANLRVGYSFTSSMFLDTLVQYRNDVKQFSANVRFNLIHRPLSDFFIVYNESQFTDTTQTAGRGVVVKYTQMFAF; from the coding sequence ATGTTCGCGTCGCGTCCGGTCCTGACCACCCTGTTTCTGCTCGCCGTTGCCGCCGCCCACGCCCACGCCCAATCGGTGATTTCGTCACCAGATGGCCGCAAGCAGGTCATCGCGGTGCCGGCGTCCACTCCAGTCACCATCGACGGCACGCTGGATGACGAAGTGTGGACCCGCGCGGTGCCGGCCAGCGGCTTCATCCAGGCCGACCCACTCGAGGGGCGGCCGGCCAGCGAAGACACCGAAGTGCGCCTCGCCTACGACGCCGACTATCTCTACATCGGCGTGCTCTGCCGCGACGCCTCGCCGGCGGGGATCGTCGTCAACGAGATCCGCAAGGACTTCGGCGGCCGCGACCAGGACACCTTCGAGGTGATGCTCGACACCTTCGGCGACCACCGCAACGGGTTCGTCTTCTCGACCAACGCCAAGGGCGCCAAGTCCGATACGCAGATGGCCAACGAAGGCCGCGACATCAACACCAACTGGGACGCGGTGTGGTGGGTCCAGGCCCGCACCACCGACGCCGGGTGGACGGCGGAGTTCCGCATTCCGTTCAAGACCCTCCGCTTCGAGGCCGGCGACGGCCGCACCTGGGGCGTGAACTTCGCGCGGCGCGTGCGCCGCAAGAACGAAGTGAGCTACTGGTCGCCGGTGTCGCGCGCCTACAACATCTATCGCGCCTCGGCCGCCGGCACGCTCGCCGGGTTGCCGGCGCTGCGCCCCGGCCGCAACATCCGCCTCAAGCCGTTCCTGGTCGGCGGCGCGGTGCGCGCCGTGGGCGAGCCGGAATTCGGCGGCGACTTCAGCGGCGGCGTCGACTTCAAGGCCGGCCTCACCCCGTCGCTCACCCTCGATGCCACCATCAACCCCGACTTCGCCCAGGCCGAAGCCGACGAGCAGCAAGTCAACCTCACGCAGTTCAGCTTGTTCTTCCCGGAAAAGCGCGAGTTCTTTCTCGAGAACTCCGGCATCTTCTATTTCGGCGACATCCCGCGCAACAAACGGCAGGCCAGCCGCTTCAGCCCGCCGGAAGAAGACCTCCTGCTGTTCTTCAGCCGCCGCATTGGCCTGAGCGACGCCGGCGCGCAACAGCCGCTTTACGGCGGCGTCCGCCTCACCGGACGCGCCGGCGCCTTCGGCCTCGGCCTGATGACGATGCAGAGCGAGGAGGATGGCGGGCGGCCGGGAAACAACTACACGGTGGCGCGCGTGCGCCGCGACATCCTCAAGAGCTCCGACATCGGCGCCATCGTGCTCTCGCGCCAGCCGTCGGGCGACAGCCACGACTTCAACCGCGTGGCCGGCATCGACGCCAACTTCCGGTTCTTCAAGAACTTCAGCATCAACACCTTCGCGGCGCGGTCCGACACGCCGGGCGTCACCACCAACCAGAACTCGGCCAAGGCCGCCATCGGCTGGGAAGACAGCCAGAAGCGCATGGGCATGTCGATCATGACGATCGGCGAGGGCTTCAAGGACGACATCGGCTTCGTGCGCCGCACCGGCGTGACGCGGAGCTTCTTCGACATCGCCTTCCTGCCCCAGCCGGAATCGTTGCGCAAGCGCGGCATCCGCCAGTTGCAGCCGCACGCGCGCATGTCCACCTACTACGACCCGGACGGCGAGCTCGTCACCCGCAATGCGCATGCGGCGCTGCAGGTGACATGGAACACCGGCGCCTTCGCCGAGTACGCCATCGAGCCGCGTGTGGAAGTCATCCACAGACCGTTCGGCATTTATCCCGGCGTCGCGATTCCGGCGGGCCGCTACGACTGGACGCAACACCTGTTCGTCTTCGAAGGCGACCACAGCCGCGCCCTCTCCGGCTCGGGCCGGCTCACCATCGGCAACTTCTGGAGCGGCCGCCAGCGGACCGCGCAGATCAGCCTGCTCTATCGCCCGACCTACCGGATCGTGTTCGACCTCGGCATGCAAATCAGCGACATCGCGCTCGACCTTCCCAAGGCCGACTTCACGACGACGCTGGCCAATTTGCGGGTGGGGTACTCCTTCACCTCGAGCATGTTCCTCGACACGCTGGTGCAATACCGGAACGACGTGAAGCAGTTTTCCGCCAACGTCCGCTTTAACCTGATCCATCGGCCGTTGAGCGACTTCTTCATCGTTTACAACGAGTCGCAGTTCACCGACACGACGCAGACCGCCGGGCGCGGAGTGGTGGTGAAATACACGCAGATGTTTGCTTTTTGA